A window of Methylocaldum szegediense genomic DNA:
GTGCCCGCTGCTCGGCTACCAGCGTCATATCCTGAGTGTGCTTTCGCACAGAGTATTCGACTTTGGCATGTTTGCCCCCCGAAACTTCGAGCACCGGAGAATCTCCCATGTGCCACACGATGGCTTCTTTGGGAAATCCGGCCTCCCCCGTTTCCGGGCCGAACGGTAGCCAACCGGCACCGTCGAAAACCTCCAGCCAAGGCGTCAAGGCGCCGTGGCTGATACCGTCCCTGAGAATTAGAACATGCGTCATGCGCGCAGGGATATTCGCCGCGGCCAGCAAGTTCACGATGCGGCGAACCCAGTCTTCGGAAACCTGAATGTTTTGCCTCAGCAAAACGACGTTGGGGTCGGGCGTTGGTGCATTGAGACGCAGCAACAGCTCGCGGGCGAAAGTAACGGCATCGGCCGACTTGCTGCGCACCTCGTCGAGCACGGCCTGCGCCGCGGAACGCATCAACTCCGGAAATTCGGGTACCTGCACCTCGGGCGCCGAAGTGATGGTCGGCGGCGCTGCCGCCATCGGGTCACGCGCCAAATTGATGCGGTAGTAAAGCACTTGATAGCCCTTAACCCGGCGTACCGCCCATTCGGCGAAACGCTGCGTCCCGTCATCTTCGGTCGTAAGACCATAGTTGCTGGACACGAAGTTTTCGTCGACGACCGTGTAGCCGACGGGAGAGCGAGGAATGGAGAAATGCACCTTCACCGGCGTATCCCTCTTCGCCTTGAATTCGATGCGCGCCTCTACGGTCCACACTTCCGCCTGCTCTGTAGGCAGCAAAGGCAAACCGAGTCGGGTTACCTTGTACCAACACAGCGAAACGCCGATGGTCACTAGGACCAACGCCAGCATCTTAACGTGCAGGTTCCGCAAGGATTAGTCCTACGTTCAGGGCGACGGTCGAACAGTATAGTTATTGTTTTTTCTCTCTGTCGGAAACGCCGGATACACAGGGGTCGCTATCCGCTTTATACAAAAAGGTATCTGCCGCGTCGACCAGAGCCACGTCTTTGAGGAAACTCCGACCAAGAAGCACCGGATAATTGAAATTGCTCCGGTCCACCAGAGTGAACTCTGTTTCATAATCTCTGCCGTTCTTGCACAACTGCAAACTCACGACATCGCGCTTCGTCGCGCGCGACTTGCGCTCCTTGATGTACACTGTGCGGATTAAAGGACGTTCAACGATGATGGATTTTTCATCATCGCTTCCGGTCAGCGTGAAGCGCACCCACTCCTGCCCATTTTTTGTAAAGTGTTTGATATCGTCGGCATGAAGGGATGATGTTTTAGCCCCGGTATCCAGTTTCGCCGTCATGCGAACGTTCCAAGGCTTGAGAAACACGGACTCCAGCCATCCCATGATGGCTCTTTCCCGCACGGCGGGTTGTGCCTCTGCGCCGGAAACAGCAGCAGAAAGCGCCAGCAAGAGGACCAAGGTGCCGAATCGCATCGTGAGGCTCTCAATCTTCGGAAATCATCTGAACGAATGGGAATCGACGAGCGGCGGAACTCGATCAACGACACAGGACTGGTGGCGTCTAATTCTCGCCTACCGTGTAACCGTGGCCCACCGGGAATACTCGTCACCTTTACTACGCGGGGAGGACTTGCCGAAGCGTGCATCTTCGGCAAGTGAAAGAAAAGAAAACGATTGCAAACGATCCAAGACCGGCGATTGAGCCGGACTAGTCTTCGACGATGGTCAAGCCTTTTTTCTGACTTGCATAATAGGCAGCGATGTCTCTCATGTCTTCCTCCGACAGTCCCTCTGCGATTCCATTCATGATCGGATTTTTTCGGGCGCCGGACTTATAATCCTGCAAGGCTTTAATAAGATAGCTCTCGTATTGTCCAGCGAGACGCGGGAAATTCGGATCCGTCGTATTGCCATCTTCTCCGTGGCACGCCCCGCAGCTTTCGGATTTGCCCTGACCGACCGAGGGATTTCCAGTCACAGGCAAAGCGGCGTTCATGGAGCGGAATCTTGACACATAAGCGGCGATGTCTTCGATATCCTGATCGGTCATGTTGGCAGCATTTCCGAGCATGCTGCCATGAGTGCGCTGTCCAGAGCGGTAAGCTTTCAACGCTGAGACGACATAATCGGCGTGCTGCCCACCAATGCGCGGCACGTGATAGCTGGGGTAGACGTTCGTGTAACCGGCTACGCCGTGACATCCCTCACAGGTGTAAAATTTCGTCCTTCCGGCTTCCGGGTCTCCCGCCGCATTGACGCTCGGAACGATCAACGCGCCAAGCAAACCGGCAACCATCAGGCCAGACAAACTTATAGTTTTCATTAATTTTGCTCCACGAATCTATGGACTTATCAAACTAGCGAAAAGGTGCCGCGATGGATTGCCCCCACCTAGACAGCAAAAACCCGGATTGAACCGGGCGCCATAAGTTGGAGGATTCCAAGAACCTCGAAAATTAAGCGGATTATATTACCCATTAATCACTATTTGACAATTGTTGGATACAAAAAGCGGCGAGTCGACACGACCGGCTCGCCGCTTCGAAGCATGTCTTATTACATGCTTAGCGCCTGCTTCAAGGCCTCTTCCACATCGCCAGCGTTGATAGCGCTTGTTGCCTCGACTTCCTCACCCTCGGCCAGTTTGGCTCGGCGTTTGCGGTCCAGATGATAGGCCAAGCCGGTTCCGGCGGGAATCAAGCGGCCAACGATGACGTTTTCCTTCAACCCAAGCAGCTTGTCGCTCATCCCGCGGATGGCTGCTTCCGTCAGAACACGGGTGGTTTCCTGGAAGGATGCAGCGGAAATGAACGACTCGGTGGACAGCGAGGCTTTCGTAATACCCAAGAGCACCGGCTCATAGCACGCCGGAATCTTACCTTCGGCCTCGATCCTGTCGTTCTCTTCCAGAACCCGTGCCCGGTCGACCTGCTCACCCTTCAGGAATGCGGTATCGCCGGGATCGGTTATTTCGACCTTACGCAACATCTGGCGAATGATGACCTCGATGTGCTTATCGTTGATCTTAACGCCCTGCAAGCGGTAAACGTCCTGAATTTCCTTCACCAAATACGACGCCAGCTCGGCGACTCCGCGTAGCCGCAGGATATCATGCGGTGTGAGATCGCCTTCGGCAATCGTTTCCCCCTGTTCCACATGCTCGCCCTCGAACACCGTGATGTGACGCCATTTCGGGATGAGCACCTCATGCTGATTGCCGTGAGCATCGGTGATGATGATACGGCGCTTGCCTTTGGTCTCTTTGCCGAAACTGACGGTACCGGTCGCCTCCGCCAAGATTGCGGGATCCTTTGTCTTGCGCGCCTCGAACAAGTCTGCGACCCGAGGCAGACCACCAGTAATGTCGCGGGTCTTGCTCGACTCCTGAGGAATCCTCGCCAGGACATCGCCCACTTGTACCAAATCGCCATCGCGAATACCGATAATGGCTCCGGCCGGCAGGAAGTATTGAGCCGCGATATCGGTCGCTGGAATCCGAATATCGTTCCCCTGCTCGTCGACCAGCTTGACCATCGGCCGCAAATCCTTGCCCGCACTGCCCCTCTGTTTGGGATCGATGACCACCATGGAGCTCAAACCGGTCACTTCGTCCGATTGCTCGCGAACCGTGACACCTTCGATGAAATCCACCAGCTTGGCATATCCTTTGACTTCGGTCACAACCGGGTGGGTATGGGGATCCCAATTCACCACGACCTGACCTGCTTTGACCTGGCTGCCCTCCCGCACCGATAGAACGGCGCCGTACGGAATCTTGTAGCGTTCACGCTCACGTCCGTGCTCGTCGATCACGCTCACTTCACCGGAACGCGAGACAGCGACCAAATTGCCGTCTTTGTTGACGACTGTCTTCAGATTGGTCAACTTGATCGTCCCCGAGGACTTGACCTCCACGTTGCTGATGGCTGCGGACCGTGATGCCGCACCACCGATATGGAAGGTACGCATGGTCAGCTGGGTGCCGGGTTCGCCGATCGACTGGGCTGCGATGACCCCGATGGCCTCCCCGATATTGACCTTATGCCCGCGTCCCAGATCGCGCCCGTAGCAGGTCGCACAAACGCCGTAACGAGTCTGGCAGCAGATGACCGAACGTACGCGGACGTTATCGACGCTATGGGCCTCTAGGATACTTACCGCGTGTTCGTCGAGAATCGTGCCGGCGGTCAAAAGCAATTCCTGAGTCGACGGATCTCTGACATCTTCAGCCAATGCGCGCCCGAGCACCCGCTCCGCCAGCGGCTCGACCACATCGCCGCCTTCGATCAGAGGCGACATAAGCAAACCGTCAGTGGTACCGCAATCCTCTTCGGTGACGACCAAATCCTGGGCGACATCGACAAGCCGGCGCGTGAGATAACCCGAGTTTGCAGTCTTGAGTGCGGTATCGGCGAGACCCTTGCGAGCGCCGTGTGTCGAGATAAAGTATTGAAGAACGTCCAATCCTTCCCGGAAGTTGGCGGTAATGGGCGTCTCGATGATCGACCCGTCCGGTTTCGCCATAAGGCCGCGCATACCGGACAACTGGCGGATCTGTGCCGCTGAACCGCGCGCGCCGGAGTCGGCCATCATGAAGATCGAGTTGAACGACTTCTGTTCTGCGATTCGCCCGTCCGGTAACTCAACTTTTTCCGTACCCAATCCTTCCATCATCACCTTGGCGACCTGGTCGTTCGCATGAGACCAGATATCAACCACTTTGTTGTAGCGTTCCCCGTCAGTCACCAGGCCAGAAGCGTACTGGTTCTGGATTTCCTTCACCTCCTGTTCCGCGGCCGCGATGATTTCTTCCTTCCGGGTCGGGATGGCCATATCGTCGACACCGAAAGAGATACCGGCGCGTGTCGCGTGAGAAAAGCCGAGGTACATCAGCTGATCGGCAAATACGACCGTAGCTTTGATACCCAAAGTGCGATAGCAGTGATTGATCAGCTTGGAAATCGCCTTTTTGGTCATATCCTGATTGACCATGTCGAACGGAATTCCCTCCGGTACGATGGTCCAAATCAGGGCGCGTCCTACGACGGTGTCGACCCGTTTACGGACAGTCTTTTTCTCGCCGTTTTCCCCAAAAGTGGTCTCCTCTATACGGACGTTCACCCGAGCGTGGATGTCGACAGCCTTGGTTTGGAATGCGCGCTGAACCTCAGCCACATCAGCAAAAACCATGCCGGTTCCCTTGGCATTGAGCCGCTCGCGGCTCATGTAATAGAGCCCCAACACCACATCTTGGGTCGGATTGATGATGGGCTCGCCGTTGGCCGGCGATAGTATGTTGTTCGTCGCCATCATCAAGGTGCGGGCTTCCAGTTGCGCTTCCAAAGAAAGCGGAACATGGACCGCCATCTGATCGCCGTCGAAGTCGGCGTTGAAGGCCGTACAAACCAGCGGATGCAACTGGATCGCCTTGCCTTCGATCAGTATCGGTTCGAACGCTTGAATACCGAGCCTGTGCAAGGTAGGCGCACGGTTCAGCAAAACCGGGTGTTCGCGGATCACCTCGTCGAGGATATCCCAGACCTCCGGGCTTTCCTTTTCTACCATCTTCTTGGCGGCCTTGATTGTGGTCGCAAGCCCGCGGAACTGAAGTTTGCTGAAGATGAACGGCTTGAACAATTCAAGCGCCATTTTCTTCGGCAAGCCGCACTGGTGCAGCTTCAGGGTAGGACCAACCACGATGACCGAACGGCCGGAATAGTCCACGCGTTTTCCCAGCAGGTTTTGGCGGAAACGCCCCTGTTTTCCCTTGATCATGTCGGCCAGCGATTTCAGCGGACGCTTGTTCGAGCCGGTTATGGCGCGCCCGCGGCGGCCGTTGTCGAGCAGGGCGTCGACCGCTTCCTGAAGCATGCGTTTCTCATTGCGCACGATAATATCCGGCGCATTGAGATCGAGCAGCCGTTTCAGGCGATTGTTGCGGTTGATCACTCGACGGTACAGGTCGTTCAAATCCGAGGTGGCGAAACGGCCACCGTCGAGGGGAACGAGCGGACGCAACTCCGGCGGCAACACTGGCAACACCGTCAGAATCATCCACTCTGGCCGGTTGTTGGATGAGATCAAGGACTCGATCGCCTTTAGACGCTTGGTGTGCTTCTTGATTTTCGTTTCCGAGTTGGTCGAATCGATCTCTTCGCGAAGCTTGGCAACCTCCTTGTGGAGGTCCATAGTCTTCAGCATCTCGTAGATCGCCTCGGCTCCCATCTTCGCGACGAACTCATCGCCGTGCTGCTGCACAGCCTGCTGATACTCCTCTTCGGTCAACAGCTGACCGCGCGTGAGAGGGGTCATACCAGGATCGATAACCACGTAGGACTCGAAGTAGAGCACGCGCTCGATCTCACGCAGGGTCATGTCGAGCAGCAACGCGATGCGGGAAGGCAGCGATTTCAGAAACCAAATATGTGCGACCGGGCTGGCCAGTTCGATATGGCCCATGCGCTCACGGCGAACTTTAGACAACGTGACTTCAACGCCGCACTTTTCGCATATGACCCCACGATGTTTCAGGCGTTTGTACTTCCCGCAAAGACATTCATAATCACTGACCGGACCGAATATCTTTGCGCAGAACAAACCATCTCGCTCGGGCTTGAAGGTACGATAGTTGATCGTTTCGGGCTTTTTCACTTCCCCGTAAGACCAGGACCGAATCATATCGGGCGAAGCAAGACTGATGCGGATGCTATCGAACTCTTCCGCCTGGTTTTGACGCTTTAAGAAGTTGATGAGATCTTTCACAGAGGTTCTCCTAAAGTCGGTTCTGCCAATCTGGACCGTCTGAAGGTCCGGATTCAGCCGCTAGCCTATTAGTCCTGTTCCAACTCGATGTTGATACCCAGGGAACGAATCTCTTTGATCAAGACGTTGAACGACTCGGGCATGGCCGCCTCCATGCGATGGTCACCATCGACAATGTTCTTATAGATCTTGGTGCGCCCGGTGACGTCGTCCGACTTGACCGTGAGCATCTCCTGGAGGGTATAAGCCGCGCCGTACGCTTCTAGCGCCCAGACTTCCATTTCTCCGAAGCGCTGGCCGCCAAACTGGGCCTTGCCGCCCAAAGGTTGCTGGGTAACCAGGCTATACGGGCCGGTGGAACGGGCGTGCATTTTGTCGTCGACCAAGTGGTTGAGCTTAAGCATGTACATATAGCCGACCGTGACGGGCCTATCGAAGACTTCGCCGGTACGTCCGTCGATCAACCAGGTCTGACCGCTTTCGGGGAGATCCGCGAGGCGCAGCATAGTCTTGATATCTTCCTCGCTGGCGCCATCGAAAACTGGTGTGGCCATGGGCACCCCTTCGCGGAGATTGGCTGCGAGTTCGAGAATCTCGCTGTCGGACAGCTCATCCAGGTCTTCTTTCTTACCGCTACAGTTATAAATCTCCTTCAAGAACTGACGGATTTCCTCGATCTTGGCCTTCGCATCCAGCATTTTGCCGATCTTCAGTCCCAAACCTTTGGCCGCCCAGCCTAGATGGGTCTCCAACACCTGGCCGACATTCATCCGGGAAGGCACGCCAAGCGGATTGAGCACGATGTCCACCGGGGTTCCATCCGCGAGATAAGGCATATCCTCAACCGGCACGATTTGGGATATGACGCCCTTGTTACCGTGACGCCCCGCCATCTTGTCGCCCGGCTGGATTCGACGCTTGACGGCCAGGTAGACCTTGACCATCTTCAAAACACCGGGCGGCAAATCGTCGCCCATCGCGATCTTCTTCTTTTTCTCTTCCAGCCGCTTGTTCATCTCTTCGCGCTGCTGAGCAATCTGCTCGGCGATGGCTTCGAGTTGAACGTTCAAGTCTTCATCTTGTAAGCGAATCTCAAGCCATTGGGACTGTTTCAATCCATCCAGGTACTCTCGGGTAATCACGTCTCCGGAGCGCAGTCTGTTCGGGCCCGATTCAGCCGTTTTTCCCAGCAGCATCTGCTCCACACGCTGGTAAAAGTCCTTCTCGATGATCCGCAACTGGTCGTTCAGATCCTTCTTGACCCGCTCGATCTCCGCCTGCTCGATCTGCTTCGCCCTGTCGTCCTTTTTAACGCCGTCGCGGGTAAACACTTGAACGTCAATGACGGTGCCATCCATACCGGACGGTACACGCAAGGACGTGTCTTTTACGTCCGACGCTTTTTCTCCGAAAATAGCCCGAAGCAGTTTTTCCTCGGGGGTCAGCTGGGTCTCGCCTTTGGGTGTGACCTTGCCCACCAGGATATCGCCTGCCTTTACCTCGGCGCCGATATAGACGATCCCGGATTCGTCCAGCTTGGCCAGCGCGGCTTCGCCTACGTTGGGTATGTCAGCGGTAATTTCTTCAGGCCCGAGTTTGGTATCGCGAGCAACGCAGGTTTTTTCCTCGATGTGGATGGTCGTGAAACGATCGTCCTGTACCACCCGTTCCGAAATCAGAATAGAGTCCTCGAAGTTGTATCCGTTCCAGGGCATGAACGCGACAAGAAGGTTTTGACCCAAGGCTAGCTCGCCCATGTCAGTAGACGGTCCATCGGCGAGGATGTCGCCTTTCGCGACTCTGTCACCCAGCTTCACCAGCGGCTTTTGGTTGATGCACGTGTTCTGGTTCGAGCGCGTATATTTGGTCAGATTGTAGATATCCACACCCGGCACGCCCGCTTCGGTCTCGTCGTCGTTCACGCGCACGACGATGCGGCTGGCATCGACGAATTCGACTGTCCCACCACGCTTAGCAATGACCGTCACCCCCGAATCCCGAGCGACGATGCGCTCCATGCCTGTACCGACCAAGGGTTTCTCGGTCCGCAGTGTCGGTACGGCCTGGCGCTGCATGTTGGATCCCATCAATGCCCGGTTGGCGTCGTCGTGCTCCAGGAATGGAATCAACGATGCCGCGACCGACACGATCTGGCGTGACGACACGTCCATGTAATTGATTTGATCGGCCGACGCGAGGGTGAATTCATCTTTATGCCGGCAAGAAACCAAATCATCGACCAAGCGGCCGTTTTCATCGACTTTTGCGCTCGCCTGAGCGATGAAATATTTGCCCTCTTCGATGGCGGACAGATACTCGATCTCGTCGGTGACGACACCGTTGACTACCTTACGGTATGGAGTCTCGAGAAATCCGTATTCATTGGTGCGAGCGTAAACCGCCAATGAATTGATGAGGCCGATATTCGGTCCTTCCGGCGTTTCAATGGGGCAGACACGTCCATAGTGGGTTGTGTGAACGTCGCGCACCTCGAAACCCGCGCGCTCCCGAGCGAGGCCACCCGGCCCCAGGGCCGAAACCCTGCGCTTGTGGGTCACTTCGGACAATGGGTTGTTCTGATCCATGAACTGCGACAACTGGCTCGAACCGAAGAACTCTTTGATAGATGCTGCAACAGGTTTCGCATTGATGATTTCCTGCGGCATCAGGTTCTCGGCGTCGGCCATAGACAGGCGCTCCTTGACCGCGCGCTCGACACGGACAAGCCCCAGCCGGAATTGATTTTCGACCATTTCCCCGACGGAGCGGACACGGCGGTTGCCCAAATGGTCGATATCGTCGACCGTCCCAATGCCGTTTCGAATATTGATGAGTTCCTTAAGGACATCAATGATGTCTTCTTTGGTCAGCACGCCCGGTCCCGTGATCTCCGAGCGCCCGAGCCGGCGATTGAACTTCATCCTGCCAACCGGCGACAGGTCGTATCGATCGGGCGAGAAGAAAAGGTTATCGAACAGCGTCTGAGCAGCCTCTTTAGCGGGCGGCTCGCCGGGCCGCATCATGCGATAGATTTCCACCAACGCATCGAGCTGGGTCTCGGTTGTATCGATCCGCATGGCATTCGAAATATATGGCCCGCGGTCTAGATCGTTGATGTACAACGTATCGATGGCCTCGATACCGGCTGCAATGATACGGTTCAGAAGATCCTCCGTGATCTCGTCGTTCACCTTGGCCACCAACTCTCCTGTACTCGGAGCGATCACATTATGCGCGAGAATCTTGCCATAGAGGTAATCCCTCGGCACAGCCAGTTGCTTGAGCCCAGCTTTATCCATCTGTCGAATGTGTCGAGCCGTGATTCTGTGCCCTTTCTCGACAATCGTCTGCCCATCAACTTTGATATCGAAGCTGGCGATATCGCCGCGCAGACGCTCGGGAATCAGGTCAAGCAAAATCCCATGTTCGGTGAACGAAAAACGATTGGTTTCGAAAAACAGCTTGATGATCTCTTCGTTGTCGTAGCCGAGAGCCCGCAAGAGAACAGTAGCCGGCAACTTTCTCCGACGGTCTATTCGTACGTAAACGCAGTCTTTGTGATCGAACTCGAAGTCGAGCCAGGACCCCCGATAAGGGATGATCCGGGCGTTAAACAACAGCTTTCCGGACGAGTGGGTTTTACCGCGGTCGTGATCGAAAAACACACCCGGCGAACGATGCAATTGCGAGACAATAACACGTTCCGTTCCGTTAATGATGAAAGTACCCGTCTCAGTCATGAGCGGAATTTCGCCCATGTAAATTTCCTGCTCTTTGATATCCTTCACGACCTTTGCGCTCGCCGGCGCGTCGCGGTCGTAGATCACCAATCGCACTAACACCCGCAAGGGTGCCGCGTAATTGGCACCGCGCTGCTGACATTCTTTGACATCGAACGTGGGCTCGCCCAGAGAGTAACTTACGTATTCTAAAACGGCATGCCCAGTATGGCTCTCGATCGGAAATACCGACTTTAACGCGGCATGCAACCCCTCGTCGACGCGTTTACTGGGAGGAACATCGGCCTGGAGAAATCTCTTGTATGAATCGACCTGTGTTGCTAAAAGATAGGGAACTTCAAGTACTTCACGACGCTTGCCAAAACTGTTACGAATGCGTTTTTTCTCGGTGAAAGAGTAGGCCATAGTGGTTCCTTACCTTAAGTATTCAAACGAAATAACCACAATCTCTAAGAGGGATTAGAAGACTCGGATGACCACTTGCAGATTAAAATTAGACATAGGACGGTAGAAGTAATTCGGCCAGCGACTTGGTTGCACTGTAAGCCTCAACTGCTCGCCGCCCGGGGGCGAGCTACACTTTTACAATAGATCGTTGCAAGCGCCAAAAGGCCGGCAGCCAAAAGCTGCCAGCCTCAAAGGGATCGACTTGGTTCAGGCCACGCAACAATTATTTAATTTCAACTGCTGCGCCGGCTTCGACCAACTGTTTCTTGATATCTTCGGCTTCTTGCTTACTGACTCCCTCCTTGACGGTCGATGGAACACCTTCCACAAGGTCTTTGGCTTCTTTCAAGCCCAAACCGGTGATAGCACGGATCACTTTGATCACGTTCACCTTGTTATCGCCGAAGCTCGTCATAACGACGTCGAATTCGGTCTTTTCTTCGGCCGCCGGTGCCGCCGCTGCTGCTGCCGGTGCAGCCACGGCTACCGCAGCCGCCGCCGACACGCCGAATTTTTCTTCCATGGCGGAAATCAGATCCACCACCTCCATCACCGTCATATTGGCAATGGTTTCCAAAATATCTTCTTTAGATACAGCCATCGAAATACTCCAAAAGTAAAGCTTGTTGCTTATGCTGCCTGCTTTTGATCGCGTATTGCCGCCACCGTCCGTACCAGCTTTGCGTGAGGCTCCGCTAGAGTTCTCACGAACTTCTCGATCGGCGCTTTCATCACGCCCATCAACATAGCCAAAGCTTGTTCTTTCGTCGGGAGCTTGGCTAACCGATCGATCTCCGATGCGCCGTAAAGTTTTCCCCCTACAGCAACCAGCTTTACAACAAGCTTCTCGTGCTGCTTCGAGAAATCCTGAACAACGCGCGCAGCCGACCCTGGATCTTCCATGGAAAAAGCCAGGATCAACGGGCCGACCAGACCATCCTTCATGCAAGCAAACTCGGTGCCTTCAATGGCCCTACGGGCCAGGGTATTCTTGATCACCCTTAGATAAACACCGGATTCACGCGCAACTTTGCGAAGGTCAGTCAATTCAGAAACGGTTAACCCACGATACTCTGCAGCCACTGCAGAGTGAGCTCGAGCGGCAACAGCAGCGACTTCTGCGACGACGGCTTTCTTGTCATCGAGTCTTAGCGCCACTTAAATACCTCCGGTAGAAGTCTGAACAGTTGGGAACCATTCAGAGCCAACAAAACATCCTGTTTCAGGACGTCCCAAAAAACGGCTCCTTTCACCGATAACGGCTTCAGTACACCGTCTGCGCGGGCTTTGTCGATTAAGCGCACAAGGCGCACCCGCGGTCTTTGACGGTTACCGGCAGTACCGGCAACCCAAAGTCTGTTTCAACTATGCCGCCAGAGTCCCGTGATCAATCTGCAACCCGGGCCCCATGGTGGAAGATACTGTGATTTTCTTCAAATAAACGCCCTTTGACGTAGAAGGCTTAGCCTTCTTAATGTCGGATATCAGAGCCTCGAGATTCTCTTTCAAGGCCACGACATCAAAGTTCACTTTACCGATCGAACAGTGAATAATGCCGCGTTTATCGGTTCGATAACGGACTTGTCCTCCCTTCGCGTTTCTTACCGCCGCTGCGACATCTGGAGTCACCGTACCCACTTTCGGGTTCGGCATGAGTCCACGTGGCCCGAGAATCTGACCCAACTGCCCCACGACCCGCATTGCGTCTGGCGCTGCTATCACAACGTCAAAATTGAGCTCTCCTGCCTTTACTTGAGCAGCCAGATCGTCCATACCGACGATATCCGCCCCGGCTTCTCTCGCCGCATCAGCATTCGCACCTTGCGCGAACACCGCTACCCGAACTGTTTTTCCGGTACCATGAGGCAACACGGTAGCACCGCGAACGGCTTGGTCGGACTTCCTCGGATCAACTCCTAGATTTACGCTAACATCGACCGACTCGACGAACTTTACCGTCGAAAGCTCTTTCAAAACGGCAAAAGCCTCCTCGGCAGTATAGAGCTTTCCCGCTTGGAGTCTCTCTTTGATCGCCCTCGCACGCTTGCTCAACTTTGCCATTAGACCCCCTCCACGTTAAGCCCCATGCTACGCGCGCTGCCGGCGATCGTACGAATCGCCGCTTCCATATCCGCCGCGGTCAAATCCGGCCTCTTCATAGCAGCGATTTGGGCCAGCTGCTCACGCGTCACCGTTCCAACTTTATTGGTATTCGGGTTGCTGCTACCTTTCTCCAAACCAAGCGCCTTTTTCAACAAGACCGAGGCCGGCGGCGTTTTCGTGACGAACGTAAAACTACGGTCGCTATATACCGTGATGATGACCGGTATGGGCAATCCTTTTTCCATGCCCTGTGTATGGGCATTGAATGCTTTGCAAAACTCCATGATATTTACGCCCCTTTGACCGAGCGCAGGCCCTACAGGAGGACTGGGATTCGCTTCGCCAGCCTTCACCTGAAGCTTGATATAAGCGGTTATTTTCTTTGCCATGAATTACTCCTGGTGGGTGATTACGCCTTTAGGCTCCCCTACCCGCGGACCACGCGGTGTGGAAACTATGAAAAGCGGCTAAGCCTTTTCGACCTGACCGAAATCGAGCTCTACTGGTGTCGACCGACCGAAAATTAAAACGGATACCCGAAGCTTATTTTTCTCATAATTGACCTCTTCCACCACGCCATTAAAGTCCTTAAAAGGACCTTCAATGACTCGCACGACCTCTCCTACCTCAAAGAGCACCTTTGGCTTCGGTTTCGTCGCACCCTCTTCGACCCGACTCAATATCGCTTCGGCCTCCTGATCCGATATCGGCGCTGGTCGATCCGAGGTCCCACCGATAAAACCCAGCACGCGCGGAACCTCTTTAACGAGATGCCAGG
This region includes:
- the rpoC gene encoding DNA-directed RNA polymerase subunit beta'; translated protein: MNFLKRQNQAEEFDSIRISLASPDMIRSWSYGEVKKPETINYRTFKPERDGLFCAKIFGPVSDYECLCGKYKRLKHRGVICEKCGVEVTLSKVRRERMGHIELASPVAHIWFLKSLPSRIALLLDMTLREIERVLYFESYVVIDPGMTPLTRGQLLTEEEYQQAVQQHGDEFVAKMGAEAIYEMLKTMDLHKEVAKLREEIDSTNSETKIKKHTKRLKAIESLISSNNRPEWMILTVLPVLPPELRPLVPLDGGRFATSDLNDLYRRVINRNNRLKRLLDLNAPDIIVRNEKRMLQEAVDALLDNGRRGRAITGSNKRPLKSLADMIKGKQGRFRQNLLGKRVDYSGRSVIVVGPTLKLHQCGLPKKMALELFKPFIFSKLQFRGLATTIKAAKKMVEKESPEVWDILDEVIREHPVLLNRAPTLHRLGIQAFEPILIEGKAIQLHPLVCTAFNADFDGDQMAVHVPLSLEAQLEARTLMMATNNILSPANGEPIINPTQDVVLGLYYMSRERLNAKGTGMVFADVAEVQRAFQTKAVDIHARVNVRIEETTFGENGEKKTVRKRVDTVVGRALIWTIVPEGIPFDMVNQDMTKKAISKLINHCYRTLGIKATVVFADQLMYLGFSHATRAGISFGVDDMAIPTRKEEIIAAAEQEVKEIQNQYASGLVTDGERYNKVVDIWSHANDQVAKVMMEGLGTEKVELPDGRIAEQKSFNSIFMMADSGARGSAAQIRQLSGMRGLMAKPDGSIIETPITANFREGLDVLQYFISTHGARKGLADTALKTANSGYLTRRLVDVAQDLVVTEEDCGTTDGLLMSPLIEGGDVVEPLAERVLGRALAEDVRDPSTQELLLTAGTILDEHAVSILEAHSVDNVRVRSVICCQTRYGVCATCYGRDLGRGHKVNIGEAIGVIAAQSIGEPGTQLTMRTFHIGGAASRSAAISNVEVKSSGTIKLTNLKTVVNKDGNLVAVSRSGEVSVIDEHGRERERYKIPYGAVLSVREGSQVKAGQVVVNWDPHTHPVVTEVKGYAKLVDFIEGVTVREQSDEVTGLSSMVVIDPKQRGSAGKDLRPMVKLVDEQGNDIRIPATDIAAQYFLPAGAIIGIRDGDLVQVGDVLARIPQESSKTRDITGGLPRVADLFEARKTKDPAILAEATGTVSFGKETKGKRRIIITDAHGNQHEVLIPKWRHITVFEGEHVEQGETIAEGDLTPHDILRLRGVAELASYLVKEIQDVYRLQGVKINDKHIEVIIRQMLRKVEITDPGDTAFLKGEQVDRARVLEENDRIEAEGKIPACYEPVLLGITKASLSTESFISAASFQETTRVLTEAAIRGMSDKLLGLKENVIVGRLIPAGTGLAYHLDRKRRAKLAEGEEVEATSAINAGDVEEALKQALSM